A stretch of the Bacillus sp. B-jedd genome encodes the following:
- a CDS encoding pyridoxal phosphate-dependent aminotransferase, with product MKEYPQSELLKSLPGQFFASLVKKVGETIAKGHDVINLGQGNPDQPTPEHIVKKLQTAAENPLNHKYSPFQGFRYLKEAAANFYKREYNVVLDPETEVAVLFGGKAGLVEIPQCLLNPGDGLLVPDPGYPDYLSGAALAQAKIETLPLLEQNGFLPDYSLIPQEALENSKLMILNYPNNPTGAVATKEFFDETVSFSNTHGICVVHDFAYGAIGFEGKKPVSFLQSEGAKEIGIEIYTLSKTYNMAGWRVGFAVGNKSVISAIELLQDHMYVSLFGAVQEAAAEALNGPQDCVGELVQLYDGRREALFGGLRKIGWDADAPAGSFFAWLKVPEGFTSMEFANFLLEKAHIMVAPGIGFGQYGEGYIRVGLLASEERLREAVRRIESLGIFQKVV from the coding sequence GTGAAAGAATATCCTCAATCTGAATTATTAAAAAGCCTTCCTGGACAGTTTTTCGCCAGCCTTGTCAAAAAAGTCGGTGAAACAATTGCCAAGGGGCATGATGTTATTAATCTTGGGCAGGGCAACCCGGACCAGCCTACTCCGGAACATATAGTGAAAAAGCTGCAGACAGCTGCGGAAAACCCGCTGAACCATAAATATTCGCCATTTCAGGGTTTTCGTTATTTGAAAGAGGCGGCAGCCAATTTTTATAAAAGGGAATATAACGTTGTGTTGGACCCGGAAACAGAGGTCGCCGTCCTTTTTGGCGGTAAAGCCGGCCTTGTGGAAATCCCGCAGTGCCTGTTAAACCCTGGTGACGGGCTCCTTGTTCCAGACCCTGGTTACCCTGACTATTTATCAGGTGCAGCTCTCGCACAAGCAAAAATCGAAACGCTGCCATTACTCGAACAAAACGGATTTCTGCCGGATTACAGCCTCATTCCCCAAGAAGCATTAGAGAATTCTAAACTGATGATTCTTAACTACCCGAATAATCCTACGGGGGCAGTGGCGACTAAAGAATTCTTTGACGAAACCGTTTCTTTTTCAAATACGCATGGCATCTGTGTGGTCCATGATTTTGCCTACGGGGCAATCGGTTTTGAAGGGAAAAAGCCGGTCAGCTTTCTTCAATCCGAAGGAGCAAAAGAGATTGGTATCGAAATCTATACTTTATCAAAAACCTATAATATGGCGGGGTGGCGCGTCGGTTTCGCCGTCGGCAATAAAAGCGTCATCTCCGCGATAGAGTTGTTGCAGGATCACATGTACGTATCTTTGTTCGGAGCAGTCCAGGAAGCCGCAGCGGAAGCCTTAAATGGGCCGCAGGATTGTGTGGGGGAACTCGTCCAGTTGTATGATGGCAGGAGGGAGGCCCTTTTTGGCGGATTAAGGAAGATCGGCTGGGATGCGGATGCTCCGGCAGGCTCCTTTTTTGCCTGGCTAAAGGTTCCTGAAGGTTTTACCTCCATGGAATTTGCCAACTTCCTGCTTGAAAAGGCCCATATCATGGTCGCCCCGGGAATAGGGTTCGGGCAATATGGTGAAGGATATATCAGGGTTGGGCTTCTTGCTTCAGAAGAAAGGTTGAGGGAAGCGGTGCGAAGAATAGAAAGTTTGGGAATTTTTCAAAAAGTTGTTTGA
- a CDS encoding cupin domain-containing protein → MAWIKLQQSGKEIIEQQEVAAFLESEEVIYEHWDVEKLPENLRENFTLGDEDKEAILNTFKHEIREISERRGYKAQDVISLSDSTPNLDALLQNFKREHHHTDDEVRFIVSGHGIFVIQGRNGDFFEVNLDPGDLISVPENIRHYFTLQEDRKVVAIRIFVTSEGWVPIYDTVAQ, encoded by the coding sequence ATGGCATGGATTAAATTACAGCAAAGCGGCAAAGAAATCATTGAACAGCAAGAGGTCGCAGCATTCCTTGAATCCGAGGAAGTTATTTATGAGCACTGGGATGTTGAAAAGCTTCCTGAAAACCTGAGGGAAAACTTCACGCTAGGCGATGAAGACAAAGAGGCAATCCTAAATACATTCAAGCATGAAATACGGGAAATTTCCGAACGAAGGGGCTATAAAGCCCAGGACGTTATTTCTCTCTCCGACTCAACACCTAATCTTGACGCCCTTTTGCAAAACTTTAAAAGGGAGCACCATCATACGGATGATGAAGTCCGATTTATTGTTAGCGGGCATGGCATATTTGTTATTCAAGGTAGGAACGGAGACTTTTTTGAAGTAAATCTGGATCCGGGAGACCTTATTTCTGTACCGGAGAATATCCGACATTACTTTACTTTACAGGAAGACAGAAAAGTCGTGGCCATCCGGATCTTCGTCACCTCTGAAGGATGGGTTCCGATTTATGACACAGTAGCTCAATAA
- a CDS encoding 2-hydroxy-3-keto-5-methylthiopentenyl-1-phosphate phosphatase has translation MKKPVIYCDFDGTVTEKDNIISIMKAFAPPEWEPIKDCILSGAVSIRRGVGELFSLLPSGKKREIEEFVLQQAKIREGFGEFTTFAREEGIPLYIVSGGIDFFVRPVLSPFEPFSGIYCNGSDFNGDTIRILWPHSCDGLCSNDCGCCKPSIIRRLGHLDDCYKIVIGDSVTDLEAAKQADFVIALDLLKEKCEEWGLSHASFENFHDCITIIKNKTGVKEQAC, from the coding sequence ATGAAGAAGCCAGTTATTTACTGTGACTTTGACGGGACAGTTACTGAAAAAGACAATATCATTTCAATCATGAAAGCTTTCGCACCCCCTGAATGGGAACCAATTAAAGACTGCATTCTTTCCGGGGCTGTCTCAATCCGGCGGGGGGTTGGAGAATTGTTTTCGCTTTTACCCTCGGGAAAAAAGAGGGAAATTGAAGAATTTGTATTGCAACAGGCGAAGATCAGGGAAGGCTTCGGAGAGTTTACCACATTCGCCAGAGAAGAAGGGATTCCTCTGTATATCGTAAGTGGGGGCATAGATTTTTTCGTCAGGCCGGTCCTTTCGCCGTTTGAGCCTTTTTCGGGAATCTACTGCAATGGTTCAGACTTCAACGGTGACACAATCCGAATCCTCTGGCCCCACAGCTGCGATGGCCTCTGCTCTAATGACTGTGGCTGTTGTAAACCAAGTATTATCAGGCGGCTGGGCCATCTGGATGATTGTTATAAAATTGTCATTGGTGATTCCGTAACCGACTTGGAAGCGGCAAAACAGGCTGACTTTGTTATAGCACTCGACCTTCTAAAGGAAAAATGTGAGGAATGGGGACTTTCCCATGCTTCTTTTGAGAATTTTCATGATTGCATTACCATCATAAAAAATAAAACTGGGGTGAAGGAGCAGGCATGCTAA
- a CDS encoding ferredoxin family protein — MSTNTLEEKQYLLRFRCDTKSHLTVLDHDICATKCPDKICTVFCPAEVYKWEGKRMQVGYEGCHECGSCRIGCPYQNIKWEYPKGGHGIVFRLA; from the coding sequence ATGTCAACCAATACATTGGAAGAAAAACAATACCTCCTCCGCTTCAGGTGTGACACGAAATCGCATTTAACCGTACTTGATCACGATATTTGCGCGACTAAATGCCCGGATAAGATTTGCACTGTATTTTGCCCTGCCGAGGTATACAAATGGGAAGGTAAGCGGATGCAGGTAGGCTATGAAGGCTGCCATGAATGTGGAAGCTGCCGGATCGGCTGTCCGTACCAGAACATTAAGTGGGAGTACCCGAAAGGCGGGCATGGCATTGTTTTCAGATTGGCTTAA
- a CDS encoding MFS transporter — protein sequence MSQQAALIQKPAPSVQSTTYKILYIIGICHLLNDSIQAVVPAMFPILEKSLGLSFTQLGFIAFSVNMISSVMQPAVGLLTDRKPMPYALPIGLAASMAGILGLAFAPTFEMIIVSVLFIGIGSAIFHPEGSRVAYMAAGPRRGLAQSIYQVGGNSGQALAPLITALVLVPFGQRGAAFFSLVAAAAVLLLIYIARWYTEKLSFEKRTASRQGRNAAGQRPLAKGVVPALLFILLLIFARSWYISGITSFYAFFAIKEYSFSIQHAQYLLFAFLVAGAAGTFFGGPLADRFGKKKVIALSMLAAAPFSAAIPFLPPAAALACLVINGFILMTSFSVTVVYAQELVPGKIGLMSGLTVGLAFGMGAIGSIGLGYIADLAGLKEMITGVGFLPLLGLCALLLPSDKQLEEWNPDRI from the coding sequence ATGAGCCAGCAGGCAGCTTTAATTCAGAAGCCAGCCCCATCCGTCCAATCAACCACCTATAAAATTTTATATATCATAGGGATTTGCCACTTGCTGAATGATTCCATCCAGGCTGTCGTACCGGCCATGTTCCCGATTCTTGAAAAGTCACTCGGCCTTAGTTTTACCCAGCTGGGATTCATCGCATTCTCAGTTAATATGATCTCCTCTGTCATGCAGCCGGCGGTTGGGCTGCTGACGGACAGAAAACCGATGCCTTATGCCCTTCCAATCGGGCTTGCCGCTTCGATGGCCGGGATTCTGGGCCTTGCTTTTGCACCTACTTTTGAAATGATCATCGTCTCGGTATTATTTATTGGAATCGGCTCAGCCATTTTCCATCCAGAAGGCTCACGGGTTGCGTATATGGCCGCTGGACCGAGAAGGGGACTTGCCCAATCCATTTACCAAGTGGGCGGGAATTCCGGGCAGGCCCTTGCGCCATTGATTACCGCACTTGTGCTCGTGCCATTTGGCCAGAGAGGCGCCGCTTTCTTTTCTCTCGTCGCGGCCGCGGCCGTCCTCCTGCTAATCTATATTGCCCGCTGGTATACGGAAAAGCTGAGTTTCGAAAAAAGGACCGCCAGCAGGCAGGGCCGGAATGCCGCAGGGCAAAGGCCTTTGGCGAAAGGGGTTGTGCCGGCACTTTTATTCATCCTGCTGCTCATTTTCGCCAGATCATGGTACATTTCCGGCATTACAAGCTTTTATGCGTTCTTTGCGATTAAGGAATATTCGTTTTCGATCCAGCATGCGCAATACCTTCTGTTCGCCTTCCTGGTAGCGGGTGCAGCCGGAACCTTTTTCGGAGGCCCGCTTGCGGACAGGTTCGGGAAGAAGAAGGTCATCGCGCTTTCGATGCTGGCCGCCGCGCCGTTTTCAGCCGCCATTCCTTTTCTTCCGCCTGCCGCTGCGCTCGCATGCCTTGTCATAAACGGCTTTATACTCATGACAAGCTTTTCGGTCACAGTAGTTTACGCCCAGGAACTTGTTCCAGGCAAAATCGGCCTCATGTCAGGGCTTACGGTTGGGCTTGCGTTTGGCATGGGTGCCATAGGTTCAATCGGCCTTGGCTATATCGCAGATTTAGCGGGACTAAAGGAAATGATTACAGGCGTGGGCTTCCTCCCACTCTTGGGCTTGTGCGCACTTTTGCTTCCATCGGATAAGCAATTGGAAGAATGGAATCCAGACAGAATATAA
- a CDS encoding MarR family winged helix-turn-helix transcriptional regulator: protein MERDSIAQSLKLYIVLSRAYKAINEQVNKLIQENGLNPTEFAVLELLYHKGDQPLQQIGGKILIASGSITYVVDKLEQKEFLQRVACPSDRRVTYAQITDKGKAFIENVFPEHEKNIDNLMSRLSVSERDEAIRLLKKLGLPSGKY, encoded by the coding sequence ATGGAACGGGACTCTATTGCCCAATCTTTAAAACTGTACATTGTCCTTTCAAGGGCATATAAAGCCATTAATGAACAAGTGAATAAGCTTATACAGGAAAATGGGCTTAATCCGACAGAATTTGCTGTCCTGGAACTTTTATATCATAAAGGAGACCAGCCGCTTCAGCAAATTGGCGGGAAAATCCTGATTGCGAGCGGCAGCATCACTTATGTTGTCGATAAGCTTGAGCAAAAGGAATTCCTTCAAAGGGTTGCCTGCCCGAGCGACCGGCGCGTTACTTACGCGCAAATAACGGATAAAGGAAAAGCTTTCATCGAGAATGTTTTCCCGGAGCACGAAAAGAACATCGATAACCTGATGTCTCGTCTTTCGGTTTCAGAAAGGGATGAGGCCATCCGGCTCCTAAAAAAGCTCGGCCTTCCTTCAGGTAAATATTAA
- a CDS encoding electron transfer flavoprotein subunit alpha/FixB family protein, with translation MNLDEYRGVWVFIEVTDGEIEGVSLELLGAGRKLADKLDVSLAGVLMGEGIKQLASKVIAYGADEVYVIDHPVMKDYRTESYMKGVIMLAEKYKPEIFLYGATPNGKDLASAVATDLNTGLTADTTMLDIDLENRLFEASRPAFGGNIMATILCKKHRPQMATVRPKVMKALEPDSGRAGRIIEEKIALSEEDMRTKVLKIVKDVTSKANLADAHVIVCGGKGMGDLQNFQMLYDLADAIGATVGGTRDVVEAGWLPHHLQIGQTGETVTPKIYFAIGLSGAIQHVVGMKNSEIIIAINKDPNAPIFDVATYGIVGDALEIVPKLTEQFKQIQSSKGGEISYA, from the coding sequence ATGAATTTGGATGAATATAGAGGGGTTTGGGTTTTTATTGAAGTAACCGATGGGGAAATCGAAGGAGTTTCACTGGAACTGCTTGGAGCGGGAAGGAAGCTTGCCGACAAGCTTGATGTATCGCTTGCTGGTGTGTTGATGGGAGAGGGAATCAAGCAGCTTGCTTCAAAAGTAATTGCTTATGGAGCGGATGAGGTTTATGTGATTGACCACCCAGTTATGAAGGATTATCGGACTGAATCATACATGAAAGGCGTTATTATGCTAGCTGAAAAATACAAGCCGGAAATATTTCTCTACGGGGCGACCCCTAACGGCAAAGACCTTGCAAGCGCCGTTGCGACGGACTTGAATACCGGTTTGACTGCTGACACCACCATGCTCGATATCGATCTTGAAAACAGGCTATTTGAAGCAAGCCGCCCTGCGTTCGGGGGGAATATCATGGCGACGATCCTCTGCAAAAAACATCGGCCGCAAATGGCGACGGTACGGCCGAAAGTCATGAAAGCGCTCGAGCCGGACAGCGGCAGGGCCGGGCGGATTATCGAAGAGAAAATCGCCCTTTCAGAGGAAGATATGCGCACAAAAGTGCTTAAAATTGTGAAGGATGTTACAAGTAAGGCAAACCTCGCCGATGCCCATGTCATTGTTTGCGGCGGCAAAGGAATGGGAGACCTGCAAAACTTTCAGATGTTGTATGACCTGGCTGATGCCATTGGCGCGACAGTCGGAGGGACAAGGGATGTTGTTGAAGCCGGCTGGCTGCCTCACCACCTGCAAATCGGCCAGACTGGTGAAACAGTGACCCCAAAGATTTATTTCGCCATTGGCTTATCGGGAGCGATCCAGCACGTTGTAGGGATGAAAAACTCAGAGATCATCATCGCAATCAATAAGGATCCAAACGCACCGATTTTTGATGTTGCAACTTATGGAATCGTTGGGGATGCGCTGGAAATTGTCCCAAAACTGACAGAGCAATTTAAACAGATCCAAAGCAGTAAGGGTGGTGAAATCAGTTATGCCTGA
- a CDS encoding 2,3-diketo-5-methylthiopentyl-1-phosphate enolase, which produces MSELIATYLIQNEKSPEKKAEEIALGLTVGSWTNLPALEKDQLRKHKGRVVSTEASEEGAATVSIAYPAANFSSDLPAILTTVFGKLSLDGKIRLFDLEFSEDLKKLFPGPKFGVEGLREKLNTFHRPLLMSIFKGVLGKDMDFLTRQLREQALGGIDIVKDDEILFENPLTPSSARVKAGRLILDEVFSETGHRTLYAVNLTGRTFELKEKARRLAEDGADLFLFNVFTYGLDVLQELREDKDISLPIMAHPSFSGAIASSPVYGVSHALLLGKLLRYAGADLSLFPSPYGSVALGKESALGIAKELTKDDSIKKAFPVPSAGIHPGLVPLLISDFGKDSVINAGGGIHGHPGGAAAGGKAFRQAIEATLSGHSLIEAAESHSELQTALGLWGLPKEGAAK; this is translated from the coding sequence ATGAGTGAATTAATTGCTACTTATCTCATACAAAATGAAAAAAGTCCAGAAAAAAAAGCCGAGGAAATAGCCCTTGGGCTGACAGTTGGATCCTGGACCAATCTGCCCGCGCTTGAGAAGGATCAGCTGAGAAAGCACAAAGGAAGGGTAGTTTCGACCGAAGCATCTGAAGAAGGTGCCGCCACAGTTTCGATCGCATATCCAGCGGCCAATTTTTCCTCCGACCTTCCAGCCATTCTGACTACGGTATTCGGGAAGTTGTCCCTCGATGGAAAAATAAGGCTTTTTGACCTTGAATTCAGCGAAGACCTTAAAAAATTGTTCCCGGGCCCGAAATTCGGAGTCGAAGGCCTGAGGGAAAAGCTCAATACATTTCATCGTCCCCTTTTAATGAGCATTTTTAAAGGAGTGCTAGGCAAAGATATGGACTTTCTGACCCGGCAGTTGAGGGAGCAGGCACTTGGCGGGATCGATATAGTCAAAGACGATGAAATCCTGTTTGAAAATCCATTGACGCCATCATCAGCCAGAGTCAAGGCCGGCAGGCTAATCCTGGATGAAGTTTTTTCTGAAACCGGGCATCGGACTTTGTATGCTGTCAACCTGACAGGGAGGACCTTCGAATTAAAGGAAAAAGCCAGGAGACTTGCTGAAGATGGGGCTGATCTCTTCTTGTTCAACGTATTTACCTATGGACTGGATGTCCTCCAGGAACTAAGGGAGGACAAAGACATCAGCCTGCCGATCATGGCGCATCCGTCGTTCAGCGGGGCAATTGCTTCTTCTCCTGTTTATGGCGTTTCCCATGCCCTGCTTTTAGGAAAACTGCTCCGGTATGCCGGGGCGGATCTTTCCTTATTTCCATCACCATATGGGTCGGTGGCTCTCGGGAAAGAGAGTGCGCTCGGCATTGCAAAAGAACTGACCAAAGATGATTCAATTAAAAAGGCATTCCCTGTTCCCTCAGCGGGAATCCATCCTGGTCTGGTGCCTCTTTTGATCTCGGATTTCGGGAAAGACTCGGTGATTAACGCCGGCGGCGGAATCCATGGGCACCCTGGAGGCGCCGCTGCAGGTGGAAAGGCGTTCCGGCAAGCAATAGAGGCTACTCTTTCAGGCCACTCCCTAATCGAGGCTGCCGAAAGCCATTCGGAGCTCCAAACTGCACTTGGGCTTTGGGGACTCCCAAAAGAGGGGGCAGCCAAATGA
- a CDS encoding hemerythrin domain-containing protein, with protein MSGCMSAFGGMGIVELCDGLKQLKEEHPPLLAMLDGLLATVGKIENEENLNDSFAQLTERTVNFIAELGPHSDREEGVLFEMMGNYIGRASGPIAVMEYEHDRAKTLIGTYLARTADKGEVFSNAEMKELAAMIKEAYYTLTEHFAKEENVLFPMAQKMLSDEEKTELYKRIQEI; from the coding sequence ATGAGTGGCTGTATGAGTGCTTTTGGCGGGATGGGAATAGTTGAGTTGTGTGATGGATTAAAGCAGTTGAAGGAAGAGCACCCACCTTTGCTAGCTATGCTGGATGGCCTTTTAGCTACGGTTGGGAAAATCGAAAATGAGGAGAATCTAAATGATTCTTTTGCTCAGCTGACAGAAAGAACGGTGAATTTCATCGCTGAACTCGGGCCGCACTCAGACCGGGAAGAGGGCGTCCTGTTTGAAATGATGGGTAATTATATTGGCAGGGCTTCCGGCCCGATCGCCGTCATGGAGTATGAGCATGACCGCGCGAAGACATTGATAGGCACTTATCTTGCCCGTACAGCAGATAAGGGTGAGGTTTTCTCAAACGCCGAGATGAAGGAACTTGCAGCCATGATTAAGGAGGCTTATTATACGTTGACCGAACACTTTGCGAAGGAGGAAAATGTCCTTTTTCCAATGGCACAAAAAATGCTTTCAGATGAAGAAAAAACTGAACTTTACAAAAGGATCCAGGAAATTTAG
- a CDS encoding electron transfer flavoprotein subunit beta/FixA family protein, whose protein sequence is MHIVVCVKQVPDTKIIKINPKTNTLDRRSAPAILNPYDAHAVQEAVKIRKMTGGTISVLSMGPPQATAVIKRSIEIGADRGYLISDRAFAGADTLATSYALSKALEKISKEQPIDLVICGKHAIDGDTGQVGPGIARRLDIPPVTNVIDVSEVNLKEKTILLKRKQTSGHELIQAQLPCLLTVEKEINEIEYSPLPNMIKAARYEPVIWAVSDFENVDRTQLGLKGSPTIVGKMFTPPKPEGGKRLEGSTDEQVSELISLLMEKKELFIPAKAN, encoded by the coding sequence ATGCATATTGTTGTTTGCGTCAAACAAGTACCAGATACCAAGATTATTAAAATCAATCCGAAAACGAATACCCTGGACCGCCGCAGTGCGCCGGCGATCCTTAATCCGTACGATGCCCATGCCGTCCAGGAAGCCGTAAAGATCCGAAAAATGACTGGCGGAACGATATCGGTTCTTTCCATGGGTCCTCCACAGGCTACCGCTGTAATCAAGCGCAGTATTGAAATTGGCGCTGACAGGGGCTATTTGATTTCAGACCGGGCTTTTGCCGGGGCGGATACGCTCGCGACTAGCTATGCTCTTTCCAAGGCCTTGGAAAAAATAAGCAAGGAACAGCCGATAGATTTAGTGATTTGCGGAAAGCATGCTATTGATGGTGATACGGGCCAGGTTGGACCGGGCATTGCAAGAAGGTTGGATATCCCGCCTGTTACGAATGTTATCGATGTTTCCGAAGTAAATTTGAAGGAAAAGACGATCTTGTTAAAGAGAAAGCAAACGAGCGGACATGAACTGATTCAGGCCCAGCTGCCCTGCCTTCTCACTGTAGAAAAAGAAATAAATGAGATTGAGTATTCGCCACTTCCAAACATGATCAAAGCTGCACGATATGAACCAGTTATATGGGCGGTCAGCGATTTTGAAAATGTGGATCGCACCCAGCTCGGACTGAAAGGTTCACCGACAATTGTTGGTAAGATGTTCACACCGCCAAAGCCTGAGGGAGGCAAAAGGCTCGAAGGCAGTACAGATGAGCAGGTCAGCGAACTGATCAGTCTGTTGATGGAGAAAAAGGAGCTATTCATTCCTGCCAAGGCAAACTAA
- a CDS encoding FAD-dependent oxidoreductase, producing MPEKFDVIVVGAGPAGTACAFECAKNGLNVLLIERGEYPGSKNVMGGVLYRKQMEELIPEFWKEAPLERPVVEQRFWMMDKESVVSFGYKGMEWASEPYNNFTVLRAQFDQWFAQKAVQQGALLINETVVTECIVENGKVVGVRTDRPDGDVYADVVVLADGVNSLLGKQLGFHKEFRPDEVALTVMEVINLPKEKINDRFNLEGNQGCTIEIFGDSTKGNLGTAFLYTNKDSLNIGVGTTLSSMIKAKLKPYDLLDYLKSHPMVRPMLEGGESAEYLAHLIPEGGFRSVPKVAGNGVIVVGDAAQLVNAIHREGSNMAMHSGKLAAEAIVQAKERNNYSEASLNSYREALYGSFIMKDLEKYKDAAHTFEKYPQYFKEYVPMMNQAMSKFFTVDGTPKRDKQKEIMKSITSERGTLKVLQDVYRAWKAVK from the coding sequence ATGCCTGAAAAATTTGATGTGATTGTCGTCGGCGCTGGACCAGCAGGGACAGCCTGCGCTTTTGAATGTGCCAAGAATGGGTTGAATGTGCTGCTGATTGAAAGAGGGGAATACCCGGGCAGCAAGAATGTCATGGGCGGCGTCCTTTACAGGAAGCAGATGGAGGAATTGATTCCTGAGTTTTGGAAAGAAGCACCGCTGGAGCGCCCTGTCGTTGAGCAGAGGTTCTGGATGATGGATAAGGAATCAGTCGTATCCTTTGGCTATAAAGGAATGGAGTGGGCGTCTGAACCATACAACAATTTCACCGTCCTGAGGGCCCAATTCGACCAATGGTTTGCCCAAAAAGCGGTCCAGCAGGGAGCTTTGCTGATTAACGAGACTGTGGTGACCGAATGCATAGTCGAAAATGGAAAAGTGGTTGGCGTCAGGACAGACAGGCCGGATGGGGATGTGTATGCGGATGTAGTCGTATTGGCCGACGGTGTAAACTCCCTGCTCGGAAAACAGCTTGGCTTCCATAAGGAATTCCGTCCGGATGAGGTAGCACTGACTGTCATGGAAGTGATCAATCTTCCAAAAGAAAAAATCAATGACCGCTTCAACCTTGAAGGCAATCAAGGATGCACAATCGAAATCTTCGGGGATTCAACAAAAGGGAATCTCGGAACGGCATTCTTGTATACGAACAAAGACAGCCTTAATATTGGGGTCGGCACAACGTTGTCCAGCATGATTAAAGCGAAGCTTAAGCCATATGACCTGCTAGATTATTTAAAATCGCATCCAATGGTCCGCCCAATGCTTGAAGGTGGAGAATCGGCCGAATACCTCGCCCATTTAATACCTGAAGGAGGATTCAGGTCAGTGCCGAAAGTCGCAGGCAACGGAGTTATTGTCGTTGGCGACGCGGCGCAGCTTGTCAACGCCATCCATCGTGAAGGCTCGAACATGGCGATGCACTCAGGCAAGCTCGCTGCCGAGGCCATCGTCCAGGCAAAAGAGCGGAATAACTATAGCGAAGCCAGCCTGAACAGTTACAGAGAGGCACTTTATGGAAGCTTTATTATGAAAGATCTTGAAAAATATAAGGACGCAGCACATACTTTTGAAAAATATCCACAGTACTTTAAAGAATATGTGCCAATGATGAATCAGGCGATGAGCAAATTCTTCACTGTCGACGGAACGCCTAAACGGGATAAGCAGAAAGAAATCATGAAGAGCATTACGAGTGAACGCGGCACCCTCAAGGTGCTCCAGGATGTCTATCGCGCATGGAAGGCGGTGAAATAA
- a CDS encoding methylthioribulose 1-phosphate dehydratase yields MLKEKWNELADVKDELSERDWFMGTSGNLAIKVSDSPPQFLVTASGKDKRKRTNEDFLLVDEFGRPAEETNLKPSAETLLHVEIYKRTKAGCSLHVHTIDNNVISEIYGDRGEVTFQGQEIIKAFNKWEEDATLKIPIIKNHAHIPSLAKAFAEHIKEDTGAILIRNHGITVWGKNSFEAKKILEASEFLFRYQLRLLEHKPFQLFKVV; encoded by the coding sequence ATGCTAAAGGAAAAGTGGAACGAACTTGCTGATGTGAAGGATGAACTCTCAGAGAGAGATTGGTTCATGGGGACTAGTGGAAATCTAGCGATAAAAGTAAGTGACAGTCCGCCCCAATTTTTGGTCACCGCAAGTGGGAAGGATAAACGGAAGAGGACAAACGAGGATTTTTTGCTTGTCGATGAATTTGGCCGGCCGGCGGAAGAAACAAATTTAAAACCTTCCGCTGAAACGCTTCTTCACGTCGAGATTTATAAAAGAACAAAAGCTGGCTGCAGCCTCCATGTCCATACGATTGATAACAATGTAATTTCAGAAATTTATGGAGACAGGGGGGAAGTGACGTTTCAAGGCCAGGAGATCATTAAAGCCTTTAATAAATGGGAAGAGGATGCCACCTTGAAAATACCGATTATCAAAAACCATGCCCATATTCCTTCCCTTGCTAAAGCTTTCGCAGAACATATTAAAGAGGATACTGGCGCTATCCTAATTCGCAATCACGGAATAACAGTCTGGGGGAAGAATTCCTTTGAAGCAAAAAAAATCCTTGAAGCGTCGGAATTCCTGTTCCGGTACCAGTTGCGCCTGCTCGAACACAAACCCTTTCAGTTATTCAAAGTAGTCTAG
- a CDS encoding aspartyl-phosphate phosphatase Spo0E family protein, producing the protein MILYSWEPEKIMKEIQAKRKLMIDSAKKTGLTSECTVRHSQELDQLIVAYQKYRYSARRQTFRRLNSELKHCSPGKIKSSIFNGTAAVQAGI; encoded by the coding sequence ATGATTTTATATAGCTGGGAACCTGAAAAAATAATGAAGGAAATACAGGCGAAACGAAAATTGATGATTGATTCAGCAAAGAAAACCGGATTGACTAGTGAGTGTACAGTCCGCCATAGCCAGGAGCTTGACCAATTAATAGTCGCTTACCAAAAATACAGATATTCAGCCCGCCGTCAAACCTTTAGGCGATTAAACAGCGAGCTGAAACACTGCTCTCCAGGCAAAATCAAATCAAGCATTTTTAATGGGACTGCAGCCGTACAGGCAGGTATATAG